From Kamptonema formosum PCC 6407, a single genomic window includes:
- a CDS encoding PAS domain S-box protein, with product MKISRRFLPYSLAIASTAIALLLTLWLEPLMPRTIGVFFYIAIIFSTWFGGFQPGVVTVVLSTLALDYFLIEPRYQFFLLNTALDLVQLSFFVVVALTINLFTSNLKENRQKIARLNQQLIQENREQLRMALSAARMGMWDWNMVTGEITWSPETEHLFGLADGTFDGKYETFDARLHPHDREGLNQARQQALQTKSVYQHEFRLIWPDGSIHWVEGRGHGFDDETGKAVRIAGTLVNIDDRKQSEILLHQQFEQQRLLMEMTQRIRQSLNLEDILQTTVEEVRQFLQCDRALIFKTDADYGGKILVESVNPPWNAISSNHSHDPCIGKEYIEPFQQGLVTAKSDIYTAQISPCHREMLAAFQVRANLVVPILQGKNLWGLLVVHHCAAPREWQTSEIELLRQLSAQASIAIQKADLFEQVKTESLRIQTVFNTSFDGIVILDREGKVLEANPRFSEMLGYTPEKTLSLNVFDWDAHFTFDEVQKFLTDTSFTSGVFETRHRRQDGSIYDVEIGTNILEWQGEIMRFCACRDITERKQAQIALKELNNALEQRVIERTVELTKLNDRLLITLLEKDRAYQLLEEQAQLLDLAHDGIISWDINSIITFWNHGAELMYGWTKAEAFGQEIKALLKTEFPQPLNVIEAQLLATGYWEGELIHYSRDNSPIAVSSRWVAQKDDLGRLIKVLEINNDISDRKEAAKLLQQSESTLRSFFNSAVVPMGIVELHDGDILHIADNWAAAQFFHNTTAGMQNQFSSSLGTSPATINRWISYYREAQRTQAPVRFEYLHPTNDGECWLSGTVCPITISPSEYPRFSYIVENITERKLAEEILQQYQRIISNTTDGIAMMNREYIYQIANPAYLTWCNKSESEVIGNSLRNILGEELFDNFIQPRLDRCLAGEKIQYERWFDYPNLVPQFLNVTYTPLYDAGENISGVIVSLRDLTQLKQAEQMLELQAVITRNMAEGICLVRADNGVIVYANPKFEQMFGYDLGELNGQHVSIVNYNSESVSAQEVNQAIRTAVLQNHEFSYEVQNVKKDGTPFWCSATCSVFKHSEYGDVLVAVHQDITLAKHLEEIRQDAEAASLQKSRKENLLWSITQGIRQSLDINVILNTTVTEVRQTLQTDRTAIYRFNPDWSGDFVVESVGENWVKMIGRDIKKVCEDVYLEETQGGRFRNHETFVITDIGGAGLHDCHIQLLQQFQAQAYIAVPIFSGELLWGLLIIYQNTAPRNWQSWEIELLEQITSQLSIAIQQSELYGQLQIELQERQQAEATIREAERRWRSLLDNVQLIVVGLDRWGNVNYVNPFFLKLTGYTQAEVLGKNWFENFLPHDQQQALQVVFSEVLTHNYHPYYQNLILTKSGEERVIAWNNTMLQDVDENIIGTISIGEDITERQKLEHIKNEFIGIVSHELRTPLTGIQMSLGLIKTGVYDRKPEKARRMIEIALLDTHRLVNLVNDILDLERIDSGRAVLEKTVCKAADLIQQAVDGIQAIATQQQISLIITPTDVKVWAAPDTIIQTLTNLLGNALKFSPPHSTIHLSAENQADFALFQVRDRGRGIPADKLELIFGRFQQVDASDSREKGGTGLGLSICQSIIERHGGKIWVESILGEGSTFFFTLPLANFEL from the coding sequence ATGAAGATATCTCGGCGATTTTTACCCTACAGCCTAGCCATAGCCTCAACCGCCATTGCCCTTCTGCTTACCCTCTGGCTAGAACCCCTAATGCCTCGGACAATTGGGGTGTTTTTCTATATTGCCATTATTTTTAGTACCTGGTTTGGCGGTTTTCAGCCGGGAGTGGTGACAGTTGTGCTTTCCACACTAGCGCTCGATTATTTCTTGATTGAGCCTCGCTATCAATTTTTCCTGCTAAATACAGCACTGGATTTAGTGCAATTAAGTTTTTTCGTAGTAGTTGCCTTAACCATTAACCTATTTACCAGCAATCTTAAAGAAAATAGACAGAAAATTGCCAGACTCAATCAGCAATTAATTCAGGAAAATAGGGAACAACTGCGGATGGCGCTGTCGGCGGCGCGGATGGGGATGTGGGATTGGAATATGGTGACAGGAGAAATTACTTGGTCGCCAGAAACCGAACATTTATTTGGATTAGCTGACGGTACTTTTGATGGTAAATACGAAACCTTTGACGCTAGGCTTCATCCCCACGATCGCGAAGGCTTAAATCAGGCAAGGCAGCAAGCTTTGCAAACAAAAAGCGTTTATCAGCATGAATTTCGCCTAATTTGGCCAGATGGCAGCATTCACTGGGTTGAGGGTAGAGGACACGGCTTTGATGACGAAACAGGTAAAGCTGTGCGAATTGCTGGCACGCTCGTCAATATTGACGATCGCAAGCAATCAGAAATCTTGCTGCATCAGCAATTCGAGCAACAACGGCTGTTGATGGAAATGACCCAGCGCATTCGCCAATCCCTGAATTTAGAAGACATTCTGCAAACAACTGTAGAGGAAGTGCGCCAGTTTTTGCAATGCGATCGCGCTCTGATCTTTAAAACTGATGCCGACTATGGCGGAAAAATTCTCGTAGAATCGGTCAATCCCCCCTGGAACGCGATCTCATCTAACCATTCCCACGATCCTTGTATTGGCAAAGAATATATTGAACCCTTTCAGCAAGGCTTAGTTACTGCCAAATCAGATATTTACACTGCCCAAATTTCACCATGTCATCGGGAAATGCTGGCAGCTTTCCAAGTTAGGGCCAATCTAGTTGTACCAATTCTGCAAGGTAAAAATCTCTGGGGATTGCTAGTTGTTCATCACTGTGCCGCGCCCCGCGAATGGCAAACTTCCGAAATAGAATTACTACGCCAGTTGTCTGCACAAGCTAGTATTGCCATCCAAAAAGCCGATCTATTTGAGCAAGTAAAAACAGAATCTCTCCGCATCCAGACTGTTTTTAATACCTCCTTTGATGGCATCGTGATTTTAGACAGAGAAGGAAAGGTATTAGAGGCAAATCCCCGATTTTCTGAAATGTTAGGTTACACGCCAGAAAAAACATTAAGCCTCAACGTTTTTGACTGGGATGCTCATTTCACTTTTGACGAAGTTCAGAAATTCCTAACTGACACCAGCTTTACCAGTGGAGTATTTGAAACTCGGCACCGACGACAAGATGGCTCAATCTATGATGTAGAGATCGGTACTAACATCTTGGAATGGCAAGGGGAAATAATGCGATTCTGTGCTTGTCGAGATATTACCGAACGCAAACAGGCACAAATTGCCTTAAAAGAACTAAATAACGCCCTGGAACAAAGAGTAATAGAACGAACCGTAGAACTAACCAAATTAAACGATCGCCTGTTAATTACTTTACTAGAAAAAGATCGCGCCTATCAACTGCTAGAAGAACAAGCACAGCTACTAGATTTAGCTCATGATGGCATTATTAGCTGGGATATCAACTCCATAATTACCTTTTGGAATCATGGAGCCGAGTTGATGTATGGCTGGACAAAAGCCGAAGCCTTTGGGCAAGAAATCAAAGCTTTATTGAAAACTGAGTTTCCTCAGCCGTTGAACGTAATTGAAGCTCAACTCCTCGCCACAGGCTACTGGGAAGGTGAACTGATTCATTATAGTCGGGACAATTCCCCGATCGCAGTATCTAGCCGTTGGGTTGCCCAAAAAGACGATCTGGGTAGACTAATTAAGGTCTTGGAAATTAACAATGATATCAGCGATCGCAAAGAAGCGGCGAAACTTTTGCAGCAGAGTGAATCAACCTTACGGAGTTTCTTTAATAGTGCGGTTGTACCGATGGGCATAGTTGAGCTACATGACGGAGATATTCTCCACATTGCCGATAATTGGGCGGCGGCTCAGTTTTTCCACAATACCACCGCCGGGATGCAAAATCAGTTTTCTAGTAGCTTAGGCACATCACCAGCTACGATCAATCGTTGGATTTCCTACTACCGAGAGGCTCAACGCACTCAAGCCCCAGTTCGGTTTGAATATCTTCACCCTACCAATGATGGTGAGTGCTGGTTATCAGGAACTGTTTGCCCAATTACAATCAGCCCTAGTGAATATCCCAGATTTTCCTATATTGTCGAAAATATCACTGAACGCAAACTTGCTGAAGAAATTCTCCAACAATATCAGCGGATAATTTCCAACACAACCGATGGAATTGCGATGATGAATCGCGAATATATTTATCAGATCGCGAATCCAGCTTATTTGACTTGGTGCAACAAATCTGAAAGCGAAGTTATCGGCAATTCACTCAGAAATATACTAGGAGAAGAATTGTTTGATAACTTCATTCAACCTCGCTTAGACCGATGTTTGGCGGGAGAAAAAATTCAGTATGAAAGATGGTTTGACTATCCTAATTTAGTCCCGCAATTTTTGAACGTTACCTATACGCCTTTATATGATGCGGGTGAAAATATTTCCGGCGTTATCGTCAGTCTGCGCGATCTAACTCAGCTCAAACAAGCCGAACAAATGTTAGAGCTTCAGGCTGTTATTACCCGTAATATGGCCGAAGGCATTTGCTTAGTGAGAGCCGATAATGGAGTGATTGTCTATGCCAATCCTAAATTTGAGCAGATGTTTGGTTACGATCTGGGTGAACTCAACGGTCAGCACGTTTCGATTGTGAACTATAATAGCGAATCGGTAAGTGCTCAAGAGGTAAATCAAGCCATTCGGACTGCCGTTTTACAAAACCATGAATTCAGCTATGAAGTCCAAAATGTCAAGAAAGATGGTACGCCATTTTGGTGCAGTGCGACTTGTTCTGTATTCAAGCATTCCGAGTACGGGGATGTGCTGGTAGCAGTTCATCAAGATATCACCTTAGCGAAGCACCTCGAAGAAATTAGACAAGACGCGGAAGCAGCTTCACTACAGAAATCTAGAAAGGAAAATTTGCTCTGGAGTATTACTCAAGGGATTCGCCAATCTTTAGATATCAATGTCATTCTGAATACTACTGTTACTGAAGTTAGGCAGACATTACAAACCGATCGCACTGCTATTTACCGCTTTAATCCTGATTGGAGTGGTGATTTTGTCGTCGAGTCAGTTGGTGAGAATTGGGTAAAAATGATCGGACGCGATATTAAAAAAGTTTGTGAAGATGTCTATCTGGAAGAAACCCAAGGCGGTCGTTTCCGCAATCATGAAACCTTTGTAATTACAGATATTGGTGGGGCTGGACTTCATGACTGTCATATCCAACTTTTGCAACAGTTTCAAGCCCAAGCATATATAGCAGTCCCGATATTTTCGGGAGAATTACTCTGGGGATTATTAATCATCTATCAAAATACTGCACCTCGTAATTGGCAATCCTGGGAAATAGAATTACTCGAACAGATTACTAGCCAATTGTCGATCGCTATCCAACAATCCGAACTCTACGGACAACTTCAGATCGAACTACAAGAACGCCAGCAAGCTGAAGCCACGATCCGAGAAGCCGAACGACGCTGGCGATCGCTCTTGGATAACGTGCAGTTAATCGTTGTCGGACTCGATCGATGGGGAAATGTCAACTATGTTAATCCTTTCTTCTTAAAACTCACAGGATATACTCAAGCAGAAGTTTTAGGAAAAAATTGGTTTGAAAACTTCTTACCCCACGATCAGCAACAAGCGCTTCAAGTTGTTTTTTCGGAAGTTTTAACCCATAATTATCATCCCTATTATCAAAATTTAATCTTGACCAAATCTGGTGAAGAACGAGTCATTGCTTGGAACAATACCATGCTGCAAGATGTAGATGAAAACATCATTGGCACGATCAGTATTGGGGAAGATATCACCGAACGACAAAAGCTCGAACACATTAAAAATGAGTTTATTGGCATTGTTAGCCACGAACTTCGCACTCCTTTGACAGGAATTCAAATGTCATTGGGACTAATAAAAACAGGGGTTTACGATCGCAAACCAGAAAAAGCTCGACGCATGATTGAAATTGCCCTCCTCGATACTCATCGTTTGGTGAACCTGGTTAATGATATTTTAGATTTGGAGCGCATAGACTCCGGGCGGGCAGTTTTGGAGAAAACTGTTTGCAAAGCAGCAGATTTGATACAGCAAGCAGTCGATGGTATTCAGGCGATCGCTACTCAACAGCAAATATCATTAATTATTACCCCCACCGATGTAAAAGTCTGGGCGGCTCCAGATACTATTATCCAAACCTTGACAAATTTGCTCGGTAATGCTCTTAAATTTTCACCCCCCCACTCCACAATCCACCTCAGCGCCGAAAACCAGGCAGACTTTGCGCTCTTTCAAGTCCGCGATCGCGGACGTGGCATTCCCGCCGATAAACTAGAACTCATTTTTGGGCGATTTCAGCAAGTCGATGCCTCCGATTCCCGTGAAAAAGGAGGTACTGGGTTGGGCTTATCAATTTGTCAGAGTATTATTGAGCGACATGGCGGGAAAATATGGGTTGAAAGTATCTTAGGTGAAGGCAGCACCTTTTTCTTTACCCTACCCTTAGCTAACTTTGAATTGTAG
- a CDS encoding response regulator, protein MSSTQVLFIHNHITFAEIVQAGFAEIDDWHISTASSLKSMLIKISQNTPDLIILDFEHPEMNAVEILTMIRNYLSCHAPVVIFVTHLLSEQEENILTNLEVLKIVYKQPT, encoded by the coding sequence ATGTCATCAACACAAGTTTTGTTTATTCATAATCATATAACCTTTGCGGAAATTGTACAAGCGGGATTTGCCGAGATAGATGATTGGCATATATCTACAGCTAGTTCACTTAAGTCAATGCTAATAAAAATTAGCCAAAATACTCCCGATCTGATTATTTTAGATTTTGAACATCCTGAAATGAATGCAGTAGAAATCTTAACGATGATTAGAAACTATCTATCTTGTCATGCTCCCGTGGTAATTTTTGTCACCCACCTTTTAAGCGAACAAGAAGAAAATATCTTAACTAACTTAGAGGTTTTAAAGATTGTATATAAACAACCAACCTAA
- a CDS encoding response regulator → MKILLVDDDRLLSATLAKVLGVNHYAIDLASDGQAGLELATAIEYDLILLDVQVPKLDGISLCRQLRSQGYRKPILLLTANDSDADVVAGFDAGADDYISKPCATEVLLARIRTLLRRSQALSPRDSAQNLLANTLTWGNLCLDLDSGRVTFDKQIISLTATEYNLLELFLRNPDRIFSRSAILDRLWGLEDAPTDRAIITHIKDVRKKLKAGGLSEEIIETVYGMGYRLKSQPKAVPSNATKPENDSTKEHQFGSENRQNTDKIFERFREVFNEQIAILEQAKNSLLAGNIENHLQEAAKNEAHKLAGSMGSFGYQEGSKLARSAEHLLMNNSPLSGENITKFSELVTALQQEITKPSVTLIAPSTPTFLSQRLLVVDDDIVLTERLKAESEAWGLRIKIASNLTNARALLALSMPDVMLLDLSFAETEEDGLTLLQEVTKRSPHLPIIVFTGRDSLADRLAVSRLGARQFLHKPATTKQIFDAISRVLPQPKTLKAKVLIVDDDVLMLARLSDFLTPWAIEVITLTEPQQFWEVLISTKPDLVVLDIEMPFINGLELCQVVRQDIQWENLPILVVTAHTDPESLQKAFIAGADDFISKPVLGPELVTRVISRMERSRL, encoded by the coding sequence ATGAAAATTCTGCTAGTAGATGATGATAGATTGTTGAGTGCAACACTGGCAAAAGTGTTAGGAGTCAATCACTACGCGATCGATCTGGCGAGTGATGGACAAGCGGGCCTCGAATTGGCAACCGCAATAGAGTATGACCTAATTTTGCTAGACGTGCAGGTTCCCAAACTTGATGGAATTAGTCTATGCCGCCAACTGCGATCGCAAGGCTACCGCAAACCCATCCTGTTACTAACAGCCAACGATTCAGATGCCGATGTCGTAGCAGGGTTCGATGCGGGAGCCGATGATTACATCAGCAAACCTTGTGCTACTGAAGTATTACTAGCCAGGATACGAACATTATTACGGCGCAGTCAAGCGCTTTCCCCTAGAGATTCTGCTCAGAATTTATTAGCTAATACCTTGACTTGGGGAAATCTTTGTTTAGACTTAGATTCGGGTCGAGTAACATTTGATAAACAAATCATTTCACTGACAGCGACAGAATATAATCTGCTCGAATTATTCCTGCGAAATCCCGATCGCATCTTTAGCCGCAGTGCCATTTTAGATCGTCTGTGGGGATTGGAGGACGCACCAACCGATCGCGCCATTATCACTCATATTAAAGATGTCCGAAAGAAACTCAAGGCAGGCGGCTTAAGTGAAGAAATCATCGAAACAGTTTATGGCATGGGCTATCGACTGAAATCCCAGCCTAAAGCAGTGCCATCTAATGCTACCAAGCCTGAAAATGATAGCACAAAAGAGCATCAATTTGGTAGTGAAAATCGACAAAATACAGACAAAATCTTCGAGCGCTTTCGAGAAGTATTCAATGAACAAATTGCCATATTAGAACAGGCAAAGAATTCATTATTAGCAGGAAATATAGAAAACCATTTACAGGAAGCGGCTAAGAATGAAGCTCATAAATTAGCAGGATCTATGGGATCTTTTGGGTATCAAGAAGGATCTAAACTGGCACGTTCCGCAGAACATTTACTAATGAACAACAGTCCTTTGTCTGGGGAAAATATTACCAAATTCTCGGAATTGGTGACAGCATTACAGCAGGAAATAACCAAACCTTCAGTTACTTTAATAGCTCCATCAACACCTACCTTTTTATCTCAGCGGCTGTTAGTAGTTGATGATGATATTGTCTTAACAGAGCGCTTAAAAGCAGAGTCAGAAGCTTGGGGATTACGCATTAAAATTGCTTCTAATCTTACCAATGCTAGAGCGCTTCTAGCTTTATCAATGCCGGATGTGATGTTACTAGACTTAAGCTTTGCAGAGACGGAGGAAGATGGATTGACGCTGCTGCAAGAAGTAACTAAGCGATCGCCCCACCTGCCGATAATTGTCTTTACAGGACGAGATAGCCTAGCCGATCGTTTGGCAGTATCGCGCTTAGGAGCTAGACAATTTTTGCACAAACCTGCTACTACTAAGCAAATTTTTGACGCAATATCTCGTGTTTTACCTCAACCTAAAACTTTAAAGGCTAAAGTCTTAATTGTAGATGATGACGTTTTAATGCTGGCTAGATTATCTGACTTTCTAACTCCTTGGGCGATCGAAGTAATAACTCTCACAGAACCCCAGCAATTTTGGGAAGTTTTAATTAGCACTAAACCTGACTTGGTAGTTTTAGATATAGAAATGCCATTCATTAATGGTTTAGAATTGTGTCAGGTTGTGCGACAGGATATCCAATGGGAAAACTTACCAATTTTGGTGGTGACAGCGCATACCGATCCAGAATCTTTGCAAAAAGCTTTTATTGCTGGAGCTGATGATTTCATCAGTAAACCTGTGTTGGGGCCTGAACTCGTGACACGGGTAATTAGTAGGATGGAGCGCTCTCGATTGTGA
- a CDS encoding esterase/lipase family protein, producing MPLPTVILPGYFAAASEYSQLEKILRDRGFPTLIVPLSQRDWWPTVGGRSMIPILRSLDRTVKQALQQYNSSQINLIGHSAGGWIARIYLGEKPYTIHGDVAEDVGLWNAFPSVNTLVTLGTPHVSQERWTRKNLDFVKIHYPGAFHPNVRYVCVAGKAVFGKRGFKTWLAYNSYKLTIGIAETWGDGITPVAAAHLEGAENLVLDDVWHSPRSPGKWYGSPEIVPSWIEYLH from the coding sequence ATGCCGTTACCAACAGTAATTTTACCAGGATATTTCGCCGCTGCCTCGGAATATAGCCAATTAGAGAAAATTCTGCGCGATCGCGGTTTCCCGACTCTGATAGTACCCCTAAGTCAACGGGATTGGTGGCCAACAGTAGGAGGGCGATCGATGATACCCATTTTGCGATCGCTCGATCGCACAGTCAAGCAAGCCCTGCAACAATATAATAGCTCTCAGATTAACCTCATCGGTCACTCAGCCGGCGGCTGGATTGCGCGGATATATCTCGGAGAAAAGCCCTATACTATTCATGGAGACGTAGCCGAAGACGTTGGTTTATGGAACGCTTTCCCCTCTGTAAATACCCTGGTTACTTTGGGCACGCCTCACGTCAGTCAGGAAAGATGGACTCGCAAAAATCTAGATTTTGTCAAGATTCACTATCCCGGTGCTTTTCATCCAAATGTTCGCTATGTCTGCGTTGCAGGTAAGGCAGTTTTTGGGAAGCGTGGCTTTAAAACCTGGTTAGCTTATAACAGTTATAAACTGACAATTGGGATCGCAGAAACTTGGGGAGATGGAATTACTCCCGTAGCCGCAGCACATTTAGAAGGTGCAGAAAATTTAGTTTTAGATGACGTTTGGCATTCACCGCGATCGCCTGGGAAATGGTACGGTTCACCTGAGATCGTACCATCTTGGATAGAATATTTACATTAG
- a CDS encoding thioredoxin domain-containing protein, producing MTNRLAQSQSLYLRKHAENPIDWWPWCDEALEIASRENKPIFLSVGYSSCHWCTVMENEAFSNAAIAEYMNAHFIPIKVDREERPDLDSIYMQALQMMTGQGGWPLNIFLDPIDRIPFYGGTYFPVYPRYGRPGFLEVLHAIRRFYDLEKGKLQAFKEEILAHFQQSAALSGTEKLSGKLLRRGLETSTAIISAREYGPSFPMMPYSESALRGMRFNLEGKSDSQQVCTQRGLDLALGGIYDHVAGGFHRYTVDGTWTVPHFEKMLYDNGQIVEYLANLWSAGVREPAFERAVAGTVEWLQREMIAPAGYFYAAQDADNFTNIEETEPEEGAFYVWSYSELENLLEADEFRELQEQFTVTQTGNFEAKNVLQRRHPGKLSSTLETALAKLFKVRYGAVPESVKVFPPARNNQEAKSYDWPGRIPAVTDTKMIVAWNSLMISGLARATAVFHKSEYLELAAKAANFILDNQWIDGRFHRLNYDGKSAVMAQSEDYALFLKALLDLHQVSEGWLETKPDSFNLKPEVWLEKAVKIQEEFDEFLWSIEVGGYYNTASDASADLLVRERSYTDNATPAANGVAIANLVRLTLLTEDLQYLDRAEQGLQAFSSVMQDSPQACPSLFAALDWYQNCTLIRTTRDEISGLISQYQPTAVYKSESNLTEGVVGLVCQALSCKKPAKTKEQLLEQIQQSQIRC from the coding sequence ATGACTAATCGTCTTGCCCAATCTCAAAGTCTTTACCTCCGCAAACACGCTGAAAATCCCATTGATTGGTGGCCTTGGTGCGATGAAGCCTTGGAAATAGCTAGCCGCGAAAACAAGCCGATCTTTCTTTCTGTGGGCTATTCTAGTTGCCACTGGTGTACTGTGATGGAAAATGAGGCATTTTCTAATGCTGCGATCGCAGAGTACATGAACGCCCATTTTATCCCCATTAAAGTCGATCGCGAAGAACGTCCTGACTTGGATAGCATCTATATGCAGGCGTTACAAATGATGACTGGTCAAGGTGGTTGGCCCCTGAATATTTTTCTCGATCCCATCGATCGCATTCCCTTCTACGGCGGTACTTACTTCCCAGTCTATCCCCGCTATGGAAGACCTGGCTTTCTAGAAGTTCTGCACGCAATTCGCCGCTTTTACGATCTGGAAAAAGGCAAGTTGCAAGCTTTCAAAGAAGAGATTTTAGCACATTTTCAGCAGTCGGCGGCACTGTCTGGAACGGAGAAGTTAAGCGGTAAATTACTCCGACGCGGTTTAGAAACTAGCACTGCGATTATTAGCGCTCGCGAGTATGGCCCTAGTTTTCCAATGATGCCTTATTCTGAATCTGCTTTGCGCGGAATGCGGTTTAATCTTGAAGGCAAATCTGACAGTCAGCAAGTTTGCACGCAGCGGGGTTTAGACTTAGCTTTAGGTGGCATTTATGACCACGTTGCCGGCGGATTTCACCGATATACCGTTGACGGAACTTGGACTGTACCGCACTTTGAAAAGATGCTCTATGATAACGGTCAAATCGTTGAATATTTGGCTAATTTGTGGAGTGCAGGAGTTAGAGAACCAGCTTTTGAGCGTGCAGTTGCGGGGACGGTAGAGTGGTTGCAAAGGGAAATGATTGCACCTGCTGGTTATTTTTATGCTGCACAAGATGCTGACAATTTCACCAATATCGAAGAGACTGAACCGGAGGAAGGAGCGTTTTATGTTTGGAGTTACAGCGAATTAGAAAATTTGCTGGAAGCTGATGAATTTAGAGAACTTCAAGAGCAGTTTACTGTCACGCAGACGGGCAATTTTGAAGCGAAGAATGTCTTGCAACGCCGCCATCCTGGTAAATTGAGTTCTACTCTGGAAACTGCTTTAGCTAAACTATTTAAAGTTCGCTATGGTGCTGTTCCTGAAAGTGTAAAAGTCTTTCCTCCCGCGCGTAACAATCAGGAAGCTAAAAGTTATGATTGGCCGGGTAGAATTCCAGCGGTGACTGATACTAAGATGATTGTAGCTTGGAATAGCTTAATGATTTCTGGTTTAGCTAGAGCCACTGCTGTTTTTCACAAGTCAGAATACTTGGAACTGGCCGCTAAAGCGGCTAATTTTATCTTAGACAATCAATGGATTGATGGACGCTTTCACCGACTAAATTATGACGGCAAATCGGCTGTTATGGCGCAGTCTGAAGATTATGCTTTGTTTTTGAAAGCACTGCTAGATTTGCATCAGGTATCTGAGGGTTGGTTGGAGACAAAACCTGACAGTTTTAACCTCAAACCTGAAGTTTGGTTAGAGAAAGCAGTGAAAATACAAGAGGAGTTTGACGAATTTCTTTGGAGTATTGAGGTAGGAGGTTATTACAATACTGCGAGTGATGCAAGTGCAGATTTATTAGTACGGGAACGCAGTTATACAGATAATGCAACACCAGCGGCGAATGGAGTTGCGATCGCGAATCTTGTACGCCTAACATTGCTAACAGAAGACTTGCAATATCTCGATCGCGCTGAGCAAGGTTTGCAAGCTTTTAGTAGCGTGATGCAGGATTCTCCTCAAGCTTGTCCGAGTCTGTTTGCAGCGCTCGATTGGTATCAAAATTGTACCTTGATTCGTACTACCAGAGATGAAATTTCCGGCTTGATTTCCCAATATCAGCCAACTGCTGTTTATAAGAGCGAAAGCAATCTAACAGAGGGCGTGGTAGGATTAGTTTGTCAGGCTTTAAGTTGTAAGAAACCTGCTAAAACTAAAGAGCAGTTGTTAGAACAGATTCAACAAAGCCAAATCCGATGTTGA
- a CDS encoding 2TM domain-containing protein, producing MATTENQITQTYASEDAQQILQLAIARREETGEMSRTQLFEVASELGISPADIQAAELEWMAHRGEFQEKNVFNAYRRSKLQQNLVKYGIVNTFLLLLNLASNHELSWSLYILLGWGLGLSLSAWNTYQSEGEEYEQAFQKWRLKKQVGQSIGTAAVKFRNWLQSS from the coding sequence ATGGCGACAACAGAAAATCAAATCACTCAAACTTATGCCTCGGAGGATGCTCAACAAATTCTCCAGTTAGCGATCGCGCGTAGAGAAGAAACCGGAGAAATGTCTAGAACCCAGCTTTTCGAGGTGGCCAGTGAATTAGGTATCTCTCCAGCGGACATTCAGGCGGCGGAATTGGAATGGATGGCCCATAGGGGAGAATTTCAAGAAAAGAATGTTTTTAATGCTTATCGCCGCAGCAAATTGCAGCAAAATTTAGTTAAGTACGGTATTGTCAATACTTTCTTATTGCTGCTTAATTTAGCATCAAATCACGAGCTTTCTTGGTCGCTTTACATTTTATTAGGTTGGGGATTAGGACTGTCTCTTAGTGCTTGGAATACCTATCAAAGTGAAGGGGAAGAGTATGAGCAAGCTTTTCAAAAGTGGCGGTTGAAAAAGCAAGTAGGTCAGTCTATTGGTACGGCGGCGGTTAAGTTTCGCAACTGGTTGCAGTCGTCATAA